Proteins encoded by one window of Salvia splendens isolate huo1 chromosome 7, SspV2, whole genome shotgun sequence:
- the LOC121810595 gene encoding protein FAR1-RELATED SEQUENCE 5-like, with the protein MDSIMRSDEDYFDSDSSASGEEAETSKVVCVPKCPDELKPKIGQSFMTLDRALDFYNNYARYVGFDTRKKGSKKEKDVTTWIYVVCSREGTKQRNSKQSEVKRKRSSIKCYCNAKVSWKYIMGVGYVIQSFVEDHNHEMVEERHKRFMNLNRNLDLVHQKFILDCANANIGPTLSFSLLKEVLGGLDYVGCTVLEVRNYRRDLRAYVEGADAQMLLNELRRKKELCSTFTYEYEVNSKDRMTRLFWCDPTARRNYHLYGDIVSFDTTYSTNRYCMIFAPFTGKDNHGRLVTFAAGLLSKENANSFSWLFNQFVKCMGVAPKLIVTDQDLGMKVVVEEVLVNTRHRWCMWHVMNKVADILPKNMLGSEQLKKELNACVWSELIEPDAFEETWHAIMKRYGLTNNVWFSSMFASRKFWVPAFFRDFSMSSLIKTTSISESQNNFFKRYSKSRANLMQFYMNYNHALETQRSNSAKLEYYDSTKVPILRTGLEIEKHASTIYSGSAYTEIQEEIVYACFSLSCATLGVSTNTDIEVYDIKDKDSNSWTVTYSTGDDTYLCGCKKFERLGLLCSHIFCVLKHNFVKLIPEKLHGGRWLKSQFVKPIHGGFCDDQEIHLAVDKKKIAFKNLYGLFIETAQSIEGNIDQINAFAAIIEEGRKQLLGEDVVLSSTQKRAMIENFYGSHVPNNIEVHPPEVVSTKGSGSRKKSKRE; encoded by the exons ATGGATTCAATTATGAGGTCGGACGAAGATTATTTCGATTCCGATTCATCAGCTTCGGGCGAGGAAGCTGAGACTTCTAAAG TGGTTTGCGTACCAAAATGCCCAGATGAATTGAAACCAAAAATTGGACAAAGTTTCATGACCCTTGATCGTGCATTGGACTTCTACAATAATTATGCTCGATATGTTGGATTTGACACCCGTAAAAAGGgatcgaaaaaggaaaaagatgtcaCTACTTGGATTTACGTGGTGTGTAGCCGAGAAGGTACAAAGCAAAGAAACAGTAAACAATCTGAGGTGAAACGAAAGCGTTCTTCTATTAAGTGCTATtgtaatgctaaagtgtcttggAAGTATATTATGGGTGTTGGTTATGTTATACAAAGTTTCGTTGAAGACCATAATCACGAGATGGTTGAGGAACGCCATAAGCGTTTTATGAATTTGAACCGTAATTTGGATTTAGTCCATCAGAAATTCATCCTCGATTGTGCTAATGCAAATATTGGTCCAACTTTAAGTTTTAGCTTACTTAAAGAAGTGCTTGGTGGATTAGATTATGTAGGGTGTACTGTTTTAGAAGTGCGCAACTATAGACGTGACCTTAGAGCTTATGTAGAAGGAGCTGATGCACAAATGTTATTGAATGAGTTGCGAAGGAAGAAGGAGTTGTGTAGTACATTTACATATGAGTATGAGGTCAACTCAAAGGATAGGATGACACGATTGTTTTGGTGTGATCCTACTGCCAGAAGAAACTACCATTTGTATGGAGATATTGTTTCGTTTGATACGACATACTCCACAAACAG ATACTGTATGATATTTGCTCCTTTTACGGGCAAGGATAATCATGGTCGCCTTGTGACATTTGCTGCTGGCCTTTTGTCCAAGGAAAATGCCAACTCCTTTTCATGGTTATTTAACCAATTTGTAAAGTGTATGGGTGTGGCTCCCAAACTCATTGTAACCGACCAAGACTTAGGAATGAAAGTTGTTGTTGAGGAGGTCCTTGTCAATACAAGACACCGGTGGTGTATGTGGCACGTTATGAATAAAGTTGCTGACATATTGCCAAAGAACATGCTTGGTAGTGAACAATTAAAGAAGGAACTGAATGCATGTGTATGGTCAGAGTTGATAGAACCTGATGCATTTGAGGAAACTTGGCATGCTATAATGAAAAGATATGGGCTGACCAATAATGTCTGGTTTTCATCAATGTTTGCATCCAGAAAATTTTGGGTTCCAGCCTTTTTCCGTGATTTTTCGATGAGTTCGTTGATAAAGACAACTTCTATATCTGAATCACAGAATAACTTCTTCAAAAGGTACTCAAAGTCTCGGGCTAACCTTATGCAATTTTATATGAACTATAATCATGCTCTGGAGACTCAAAGAAGTAATAGTGCAAAGCTTGAATACTATGATTCAACAAAAGTACCTATTTTGCGAACAGGATTGGAAATCGAGAAACATGCATCGACGATATATAGTGGTAGTGCTTATACTGAAATTCAAGAAGAGATAGTATATGCATGTTTCTCTTTGTCTTGTGCAACTCTAGGAGTGTCTACCAATACAGATATTGAAGTATATGACATAAAGGACAAGGATTCAAACTCATGGACAGTGACTTACTCCACTGGTGATGACACCTATTTGTGTGGATGCAAAAAATTTGAAAGACTTGGTCTATTGTGCAgccatatattttgtgtgttgaaacATAATTTTGTTAAGTTGATACCCGAGAAGTTGCATGGAGGAAGATGGTTGAAGTCACAGTTTGTGAAGCCAATACATGGAGGTttttgtgatgatcaagaaatacACCTTGCTGTGGACAAGAAGAAGATTGCATTTAAAAACTTGTATGGATTATTCATTGAAACAGCACAAAGCATTGAAGGGAACATTGATCAAATCAATGCATTCGCTGCAATTATTGAAGAAGGTAGGAAGCAGCTTCTTGGCGAAGATGTTGTTCTGTCTTCCACACAGAAGAGAGCAATGATTGAGAACTTCTATGGCTCACATGTCCCGAACAATATTGAAGTTCATCCTCCTGAGGTTGTTAGTACAAAGGGAAGTGGAAGTAGGAAGAAATCGAAGAGGGAGTAA